From a region of the Lepus europaeus isolate LE1 chromosome 17, mLepTim1.pri, whole genome shotgun sequence genome:
- the LOC133775914 gene encoding glutathione S-transferase omega-2, whose protein sequence is MSKDATRTLGKGSCPPGPVPEGLIRIYSMRFCPYSHRTRLVLKAKGIRHEVININLKNKPEWYYTKHPYGQIPVLENSQCQLIYESVIACEYLDDAYPGRKLFPYDPYERARQKMLLELFCKVPHLTKECLVALRCGRECSDLKTALRQEFCNLEEILDYQNTTFFGGDCISMIDYLLWPWFERLDVYGIADCVNHTPTLRLWIAAMKQDPTVCALLIDKNIFLGFLNLYFQNNPNAFDFGLVC, encoded by the exons ATGTCTAAGGATGCGACCAGAACCCTGGGGAAAG gaagctgccctccagggccggtCCCTGAGGGCCTGATCCGCATCTACAGCATGAGGTTCTGTCCCTACTCGCATAGAACACGCCTCGTCCTCAAGGCCAAAGGCATCAG ACACGAAGTTATCAACATTAACCTGAAAAACAAGCCTGAATGGTACTACACAAAGCATCCTTACGGCCAAATTCCAGTCTTGGAGAACAGCCAGTGTCAACTGATCTATGAATCTGTCATCGCCTGTGAGTACCTGGACGACGCGTATCCGGGAAGGAAGCTGTTTCCGTACGACCCTTACGAACGAGCTCGACAAAAGATGTTGCTGGAGCTGTTCTGTAAG GTCCCACATCTAACTAAGGAGTGTCTGGTGGCCTTGAGATGTGGGAGGGAATGCAGCGATCTGAAGACAGCCCTGCGTCAGGAATTCTGCAACTTGGAAGAG ATTCTTGACTACCAGAACACCACCTTCTTCGGGGGCGACTGTATATCCATGATCGACTACCTGCTCTGGCCCTGGTTTGAGCGGCTGGATGTGTATGGGATAGCAGA CTGTGTGAACCACACCCCGACACTGCGGCTCTGGATTGCAGCCATGAAGCAGGACCCCACCGTCTGTGCCCTTCTCATAGACAAGAACATTTTCCTGGGCTTCTTGAACCTGTATTTCCAGAACAACCCTAATGCCTTTGACTTTGGGCTAGTCTGCTGA